AATTGGCAGAAAACGTTGCCGGAATCTGCAATGTGACCGTATAAATGACAGAAGCGCCGTTAGCAAGCGTAGCAATGGATGCATTCAACGCCGCGTTTCCTGAGGTACCATTGTTGGCTGTCCAGGAGAGACCGGTAGTGGCAGCGGGAACTGTGAATTGAACAAGGACATTATTAGTATCTAAAGGCCCGTTGTTTGTCACGGTAACGGTGTAGGTTTTCACATTCACTGTTCCGGCGTTATAAGTCGTGCCACCGTCAGTACTGGTAACCGAAATATCCGTACCAGCCTGCGTATCCGTGTCGGTACATTGCGGGCATCCAGGCGTAAGATCGATCGTATCAGAAGTGACCACTACCTGATGGGTCAGCCCTCCGGAAAAGGTAACCGGAATGTTTATGGTTATAGTATAGGTTACCGTTGCGCCATTGGCCAAAGATGCGATGGTGTCCTCAAAAGTGCCTCCACCGTTTGTGCCATTGCTTCCGGTCCAGCTCGCAATACTTACTCCTGATGGCAACACATTGGAAACATGCACATTTTCAGCAGCATTGGGCCCGTTATTGGTTACCGTCACCGTATAGGTCTGTTGTGTCCCCGAAACGTAATTTGTTTTGTTGTCTGTATTGGAAACTGAAATATCCGCACCTGATTTATCAGTATCGGTACAGCCCATACAAGGATTAGGGTCTGGCTGGTCGCTTGAAGCGGTTACCTGTGTGACAAGATCGGTATTGAAACCTGCAGGAACTGCTATGGTCACAGTATAGGTTACTGTTGCGCCTGGTGCCAGTGTAGCGATGGTGTCTTCAAGCGAGTTTGTCCCCGAAGAACTGTTCGTGCCTGACCAGCTGGTGATCGTCGTACCATTCGGTGCCGGCATGAAAACCTGCACATTGGTTGCTGTTTCAGGGCCCTCATTGCTTACCGTTACGGTATAAACCCGTGGTTGGCCGGCAGTATAATAATCCTGATTGTCGGTATTTACAACCACAAGGTCGGCTCCAAATGCCTTCACGTTGGTATCAAATGCATTGAAGTCGTCCGGGGTAGGATCAGTTGAAGTAGTATAAACGACCGCTTTATTGATCACAACAGCACTAAAAGTAGCCGGAATCGCAATGGTAACCGTATATACGACACTCTCTCCAACAGGCAGTAATTCTATGACATCTTCCAGGATTACACCGGTCCCTGAAGTCCCGTTACTTCCTGTCCATGACATCATGGACTCATCCAATCCCTCCGGAATATCGTTTTTTACCACCACATGCACTGCATCTGTCGGCCCGTTATTTTTGATCGTAAGCGTATATACGGAATTCTGGCCCGAATGATAAACGTTCGTATTGTCCGTATTCACTACACTGATATCCGCATTGGCAATCTGGTCCGTATCGGTAGCCTGGTTGGATGTAGTATTGATTTCGGCAGGCGAAGCCATTGTAACGCTTGCCGTACTGGTCAGTGGCCCCGAGTAACCGTTTGGTATTTCAAGATGGATGGTATAAACCAATACTTCCCCTACTCCAAGCGTGGCCACTGTATTGTCTAGATTGCTGTTTGAGCCAAACGAAAAATTACTGCCCTCCCAGTAAAAAGTGGTAATCCCACTTGGAACCGGACTTACAACATGTACATTTGTAGCGGCAACAGGACCGAAATTCGTAACCCTCACAGTATACACCGCCGAAGTACCCGGCACGTAAAATTCCTGATTGTTCGTATTGGTAATCACCAGATCGGTCTGCGCAAATGTTATTGATGCGAAGAAGAAGGTCAGCAATAGTAATATTTTTTTCATTGCAGTATGTTTGTAGATAGTGAGTGTATATTCTAAAAAAAACAGTAAATTCTGTTAAATTATATTAAAATCTCAAATGTAATTATTCGTGAAAAATATCTTTGTTAAATTTGTAAAAAAATACAATTTTCATGAAAAATGTTATAATAAAGGAAACCCAGAATCCCGCTATATTGAAGTTCGAATTCCCCGATTTTATTACCCAGAATAATAATTACGAATTCAAAAACATAGACGAAGCCGTTTCATCGCCGCTCGCACAGCAGCTTTTCTACCTTCCGTTCGTAAAAACCGTTTACATTTCCGGTAACTTCATTGCGATCGAACGTTACAATATCGTTGAATGGAACGATGTAAAAGATGCTGTCGCAGAGCAGATTGACGATTTTGTCGCCAAGGGCGGCACCATCATCACGGAAGAAGCGCCAAAACCATGGGACAAAAAACAGCCGGCTACCGTTTACGGAGAAACCACTCCGAATCCATCCGTACTGAAATTCGTCGTCAGCCGCATGATTACCACTGAAGCGGTCGAATTCAAAAACATCGACGAAGCCGCTGCTTCACCGCTCGCACAGGAATTGTTCAAATTTCCGTTTGTCAAAGAAATTTTCATTGATGAAAACTACGTTTCAGTCACCAAATACGACATCGCCGACTGGGCCGAAATCACCTTCGAAATCCGCTCCTTCATCAAGGATTTCATAGAAAACGGAGGTACCGTAATAGACAACAGCAAGCTCGTCAAAAACCCTACTGCCGAAAAGCAGAAAATTTCAAATTTTGATAACCTTGACGTAACCTCGCAGCAAATTGTCAACATCCTGGAAGAGTATGTAAAACCAGCGGTCCAGGCCGATGGCGGCAACATCCTGTTCGACTCCTATGATGAGGCCGACCACCGTGTGAAAGTCATCCTGCAGGGCGCCTGCAGCGGCTGCCCTTCCTCGACTTTCACCTTAAAAAATGGCATCGAAAACATGCTCAAGGACATGCTCAAAAACGACAACATCAAAGTCGAAGCGTTAAATGCATAATCGTTTCCACACAAAATAACTACCTTTAAGCGTTCCATTTGGAGCGCTTTTTTTATTTGGAGCCAATCCTGCTGTCCGCTATATCTTTTTGTTTTTAAAGAAAAAACAAAAAGGATGCCGCTTCCATCAGGGCTAGGCACATCCCGAAACCCTGAACCTTGTACACTGCACCCATGAACGAACTCTCCACCGAAACCTCCCCTTACCTGCTACAGCACGCAAACAACCCCATACACTGGAAGGCCTGGAACCCCAAATCGCTTGCCGCAGCGGTCGAAAATAACAAACTCATCATCATCAGCATTGGCTACTCTGCCTGCCATTGGTGCCACGTCATGGAACACGAAACCTTCGAAGACATCCAGGCCGCCGAAACCATGAATGCCCATTTCGTCTCCATAAAAATCGACCGGGAAGAACGCCCCGATGTGGATGCCGTATACATGAAAGCCGTCCAGCTGATGACGCGCCACGGCGGCTGGCCCCTGAATGTCGTTGCACTGCCTGACGGCCGGCCGGTTTGGGGCGGTACCTATTTCCGTAAAAACGAATGGATCAATACATTGGAACAGCTGCAGGAGCTGCACCTTTCAAACCCGGAAAAACTGACCGAATATGCCAGCAAACTCGACGAAGCTTTACAGGCCATCAGCAAACCAGTTCTACCGCAAAATGATATAAAATCCGTCGAAGGTTTCCAATTCAATCCTACATTCCTGAACGGCCTGGTTTCAAAATGGTCCAAAAGCTTTGACCACGATTTCGGCGGGATGGCACGTGCCCCAAAGTTTATGATGCCGAACAATTACCAATTCCTGCTGCGGTATGCCTATCAAAACAATGACAATCCATTGCTCAGTTTCGTAAACCTGACGTTAACCAAAATGGCCTATGGTGGCCTTTTCGATACCGTCGGCGGCGGATTCTCACGCTATTCCGTCGACATGAAATGGCATGTCCCGCATTTTGAGAAGATGTTGTATGACAACGGGCAACTCATTTCGCTATATTCCGATGCTTATCGGTTGACAAAAAATCCTTTATATCAGGAAATTATCGAAAAGACGCTCGGTTTCTGCATAACTGAACTCCAAAGCCCAGACGGCGGATTCTATTGTGCCCTCGATGCCGACAGCTTAAATGAACACTCAAAATCTGAAGAAGGCGCTTACTATGCTTGGACGGAACAACAACTGCGCGAAATTATCGATGAAGAGTATCAATTGTTTTCTGAAGTATTCAGCATCAATGATTTCGGGCATTGGGAACACGGGAATTATGTGTTGATACAGGAATTCCCGCTGGAAGATATTGCCGCAAAACACCAAATCCTGCTTTCGGAATTGCAGCAGAAAAAAAAGCATTGGGAACAAGTATTGTTCACCGAAAGGATGCAACGCTCCAAACCCGGCCTCGACGACAAATGCCTTACATCCTGGAATGCCATCATGCTCATTGGTTTCGCAGACGCTTACAAGGCCTTTCAAAATCAGTCCTATCTCGACACCGCTTTAAAAAATGCCCGCTTCATAACCGAAAAACTTTGGCACAATGGTGAAAATCTCTATCGGAATTATAAGGACGGCAAAGCCACCATCAATGCCTATCTTGAAGATTATGCCTTTGTAATCAAGGCATGGTTGAAACTATACGAAGTCACTTTCGATGAAAAATGGCTTCAGGAAGCAAAGCAATTGACGGATTATTGTTTCGAACATTTTTATGATCATACCACCGGATTCTTCGCGTTCACCTCATCGCTTGACCATGCCCTAATCGCCCGTCATTTTGAAACCGAAGACAATGTGATCCCCGCTTCTAATTCAGTGATGGCGCACAATTTATATGCCCTTTCCATTTATTTCGGGAATACTTATTATGAATCGGT
This genomic stretch from Flavobacterium pallidum harbors:
- a CDS encoding NifU family protein, which encodes MKNVIIKETQNPAILKFEFPDFITQNNNYEFKNIDEAVSSPLAQQLFYLPFVKTVYISGNFIAIERYNIVEWNDVKDAVAEQIDDFVAKGGTIITEEAPKPWDKKQPATVYGETTPNPSVLKFVVSRMITTEAVEFKNIDEAAASPLAQELFKFPFVKEIFIDENYVSVTKYDIADWAEITFEIRSFIKDFIENGGTVIDNSKLVKNPTAEKQKISNFDNLDVTSQQIVNILEEYVKPAVQADGGNILFDSYDEADHRVKVILQGACSGCPSSTFTLKNGIENMLKDMLKNDNIKVEALNA
- a CDS encoding thioredoxin domain-containing protein, which gives rise to MNELSTETSPYLLQHANNPIHWKAWNPKSLAAAVENNKLIIISIGYSACHWCHVMEHETFEDIQAAETMNAHFVSIKIDREERPDVDAVYMKAVQLMTRHGGWPLNVVALPDGRPVWGGTYFRKNEWINTLEQLQELHLSNPEKLTEYASKLDEALQAISKPVLPQNDIKSVEGFQFNPTFLNGLVSKWSKSFDHDFGGMARAPKFMMPNNYQFLLRYAYQNNDNPLLSFVNLTLTKMAYGGLFDTVGGGFSRYSVDMKWHVPHFEKMLYDNGQLISLYSDAYRLTKNPLYQEIIEKTLGFCITELQSPDGGFYCALDADSLNEHSKSEEGAYYAWTEQQLREIIDEEYQLFSEVFSINDFGHWEHGNYVLIQEFPLEDIAAKHQILLSELQQKKKHWEQVLFTERMQRSKPGLDDKCLTSWNAIMLIGFADAYKAFQNQSYLDTALKNARFITEKLWHNGENLYRNYKDGKATINAYLEDYAFVIKAWLKLYEVTFDEKWLQEAKQLTDYCFEHFYDHTTGFFAFTSSLDHALIARHFETEDNVIPASNSVMAHNLYALSIYFGNTYYESVMENMLSKITASVDYPSAFSNWLDLYLNFSGQNRELAITGPHSISFGNNINTLYLPHVLLAGTGSESVLPFLQQRFTKDKNLFYVCKNKSCDLPSDDFDSVKNSLKIS